A single window of Vibrio stylophorae DNA harbors:
- a CDS encoding ComF family protein: MPILSTVLCGHCQPLLAQRSRCMGCALPLPVDQIKGGLNLCGGCLKRPPIWQRMTVAGEYHGIWASLLAQYKFERRFWLAQPLSASIPVPSERPDWLMPVPMHWKKRWLRGFNQSTHLAWQLSDRWQIPLWQGIRCCRYTATQHQLNAQSRRRNLKQAYQLKGAVPKAHIGIVDDIVTTGTTVSELAKLLRRHGATQISVYAVARTPPPSDSTGR, from the coding sequence ATGCCCATTCTATCTACTGTGCTATGCGGCCATTGCCAACCTTTGTTGGCTCAGCGTTCGCGTTGCATGGGCTGTGCATTACCGCTGCCCGTGGATCAGATAAAGGGCGGACTCAATTTGTGCGGTGGCTGTTTAAAGCGGCCGCCGATTTGGCAGCGGATGACCGTGGCTGGGGAGTATCATGGGATCTGGGCGAGCCTATTGGCGCAATATAAGTTTGAACGGCGCTTTTGGTTGGCGCAGCCGCTCAGTGCATCAATTCCAGTGCCAAGTGAGCGACCTGATTGGTTGATGCCGGTGCCCATGCATTGGAAAAAGCGTTGGTTGCGCGGCTTTAATCAAAGCACGCATTTAGCTTGGCAGCTCAGTGACCGCTGGCAGATTCCGCTATGGCAAGGGATTCGATGTTGCCGCTACACCGCCACTCAGCACCAGCTCAATGCGCAATCGCGGCGGCGAAATTTAAAGCAGGCCTATCAGCTCAAAGGCGCGGTGCCCAAGGCCCACATTGGTATTGTGGATGATATTGTCACGACGGGCACGACGGTTAGTGAGCTTGCCAAATTATTGCGCCGACATGGGGCCACGCAAATTTCTGTGTATGCAGTGGCAAGAACGCCACCACCCAGTGATTCGACTGGGCGCTAA
- the nfuA gene encoding Fe-S biogenesis protein NfuA, with amino-acid sequence MSNLNISEAAQAHFRTLLEKQPEGTNIRVFVVNPGTQNAECGVSYCPPEGVEPADTEFEYNGFSAFVDQTSLPFLEDAEVDYVTDKMGSQLTLKAPNAKMRKVADDAPLIERVEYVIQSQINPQLAGHGGFVGLVEITEDGVAILQFGGGCNGCSMVDVTLKEGIEKELLNQFPEELSGVRDMTEHAPGDHSYY; translated from the coding sequence GTGTCGAATCTAAATATTTCTGAAGCCGCGCAAGCGCATTTTCGCACTCTGCTAGAAAAGCAGCCCGAAGGAACGAACATTCGTGTGTTTGTGGTCAATCCTGGCACGCAAAACGCAGAGTGCGGTGTCTCTTACTGCCCACCAGAAGGTGTGGAGCCTGCGGACACTGAGTTTGAATACAATGGTTTTTCTGCTTTTGTTGATCAAACCAGCCTGCCATTTCTTGAAGATGCAGAAGTGGATTATGTGACTGATAAAATGGGCTCTCAGCTCACCTTGAAAGCACCGAATGCCAAGATGCGCAAAGTTGCGGATGATGCGCCTTTGATTGAGCGTGTGGAGTATGTGATTCAATCACAAATCAACCCACAGCTTGCCGGCCATGGCGGTTTTGTGGGTCTCGTTGAGATCACTGAAGATGGCGTTGCCATTCTGCAATTCGGCGGTGGCTGTAATGGTTGTTCAATGGTTGATGTCACTTTGAAAGAAGGCATCGAAAAAGAGCTATTGAATCAGTTCCCTGAAGAGTTGAGTGGCGTGCGTGATATGACTGAGCATGCGCCTGGTGATCACTCTTACTACTAA